Proteins from a single region of Desulfobacter postgatei 2ac9:
- a CDS encoding indole-3-glycerol phosphate synthase TrpC, protein MKGFLNAVVDVKKEEINQAKSKVPLTAIRHDAEHTPTPASFADAMADSTREAIGIIAEVKKASPSKGDIKIDLDVAAYAGAYTQGGARAISVLTESKYFKGTLSDLELVCQNTDLPVLRKDFIFSEYQIYEAKKAGASAVLLITTLLDPAQQAELTLLTRELGMEPLVEINSEFEFEQAYKAQSRVVGINNRNLATLEVDTSVAKRVAKIFPDEIIPVEASGISGRPGIEAGIENRIFNFLVGESIVRSKDPARFIKTLLGLNEEGD, encoded by the coding sequence GATGTAAAAAAAGAAGAAATAAACCAGGCCAAAAGCAAAGTACCCTTAACCGCCATTCGCCATGATGCCGAACACACCCCTACCCCGGCTTCTTTTGCTGATGCCATGGCAGATTCAACCCGTGAAGCGATCGGTATCATTGCCGAGGTCAAAAAAGCATCCCCTTCCAAGGGAGATATCAAAATTGATCTTGACGTGGCCGCCTATGCCGGGGCCTACACCCAGGGCGGGGCAAGGGCCATATCGGTGCTTACGGAATCAAAGTACTTTAAAGGCACCTTGTCCGATCTTGAACTTGTGTGTCAAAACACAGATCTGCCCGTACTTCGAAAGGATTTTATCTTTTCCGAATACCAGATTTATGAAGCCAAAAAGGCAGGGGCGTCTGCGGTTCTTTTGATCACCACCCTGCTTGATCCCGCCCAGCAGGCAGAACTGACCCTTCTTACCCGGGAACTTGGCATGGAACCGCTGGTGGAGATTAATTCAGAATTTGAATTTGAACAGGCATACAAAGCCCAATCCCGGGTGGTGGGCATTAACAACAGAAACCTTGCGACCCTTGAGGTGGACACAAGTGTGGCAAAACGTGTGGCAAAAATTTTTCCCGATGAAATCATCCCCGTGGAGGCCTCGGGCATTTCCGGTCGCCCCGGCATTGAAGCCGGCATTGAAAACCGTATTTTCAATTTCCTTGTGGGAGAGAGCATTGTCCGTTCAAAGGATCCGGCCCGGTTTATCAAAACCCTTCTTGGCCTCAACGAAGAGGGTGATTAA